CAACCTGACCTGCGTCAAGCTCTCCCTGAAGACGACCTCCGCCCACCCATACCACTCCAAGACCGCCACACTCGTCGTCATGCCAGACCCCGCAGTACCCGACTTCAAGGGTAAGATGATCTGCAGTTTCGGCCTACTCACCGAGACAGCCGTCCAGTCAGCGGctcggaagatgacgatggaACTACTCACCTAGTACTGGTAGGCCGAGTTTGCGGGTTTCTCTTTCCGCTTGTTACCTCGGGCGGTCCTGCCCAACAAGGATCCCGAGGTCGTATACATGGAGATGTTCGCTGCCCCAGTCCAGGAGACCGGAGGGGACCAGCCCCTGGTGCACACCACCGGGTCCTACCTCTACGACTTGGACCACCTGATGGTGAACCTCTCCCTGGAGAGCGAGCAACTCCACGAGGGATTCTACGAGAGCGTGAGGCACATTGACGTTTTGGAGCACAAGATTTAGGGATGGAACCGGATCTACACCGTGGCTCAGGCGGACGCCCGCAACAACCAGGTGAACTACATGGAGACAAACATGAGGTGAGAGGCAGAAGTCCAGCTGAGGATGGCCGCGGAAGCGATGCTACTCCAGTCCGAGACCGAGCTGCAGAAGCTTCAGGCCGAAAAGGCCGAATGGGAGTGCAAGGAGAAGGActactgtcagacccggggccacggggctgtgtacattaaggagtccgtattgggctaggggataggacgtgtcctgtaccttatttatattgtattctacccgcatgcggagtagaactagtcgatacagaaggaaactactcgagttgtacttgagtacgattcctgagctagtatcaggctaggattcatgtaaccctgtccccccggatatataagggcgggcagggacccttctcaaaacagaagatcaccagatcaacatcaaggcaatacaaacctcTATCAGCAAACTCAAGGATAGGGTGACTGACAGCGAGGCCGAGTGCCGCCAGCTACTGACCCAGGTGGAGGATcagcaggacttcatgaccctTCACGGCTACCTTGAAGCCAAGGTGGAGGACAGGGTGAAGGAGCTCGAGACCATGTTGGAGAGAAACTAAGGGAAACATCGCCATGCTAACCCGCACTGCCGTGTACCTTCGCGACAAGGCCACACGCGCCATGCAGACGTGGGAGATTTCTGACTTGATCCGTGTCGATGAGATCCACGAGCTGAGGAACCAGCTACCCGAGGAGAGCCAGCCCATGGTGAGGAAGGAGGACTTCAAGCTCATCCCCACTGAGCTCCGTCTGCACCTGTGCCAACATGAGGAGATGCCACCTGCCGTCGAGActgaggaggtggtggaggccgttgCAGCCATCGACGCCATCTTTCCAGAAGACTACCCGGAGCACTACAAGCGTGTGCTGACCTACAAGAAGCCGCGCATCACCTTCTATTAGGAAGTGAGTCAGAGTCGTAGAATAATAGTAGGTGTAGGGTAGGTAGCCGCCGATGACCCCTTTCTAGCGTGAGTCTTCGTGAGTCTTGTACTAAGCCGATGTCATGTTTCtaactagtgtcctaacttttcaCAAGACGTTTAGGTATACACGTTAGGAGTCACCCCTTTTTGTAAACTTTCATGATGTATTCTTAGCGTGTGCGTTGGGGGTGTTATCTTGAAGGTGTAGGAGTGACCTCGAGATAACACCGGTGTTTCCTTGTATTACCTGCATGGTGCATGAATGGATGGATTTTGTGGATGTTATTGCTTTTTATTCTTGCATCTTTCTGGATGATTGAAATGCTTTATTTTTGTGTGTATTCTTTTACCTTGGGTGGTGAGTGACGAAGATGACTTGAGAGAGTTCCCCCTTCACCTTACACAGGAAATGTCAATCCGGAGATCCGACCGCTTGATGGCCCACTTCGAGCAAGCCGCTCAGGAGGAAGCCGCAGCCGAGGCACGCGGACGAGGCCGCCAGTTTGGCCATGGACGCGGGCGTGCTGccccagcacgtgccccggcagtGGGACGTGGAAGAGGTAGGGGACCTGCCGCAGGTGCCGCACCCCGCACCTTTGGATTGGCACACAGtgaagaagaagccgatgagGAGGATGTCGATGAGGAACTCGACGCTGAACCCGcgcagcagccaccgccgccaccgccgaccCTCATCAAGGTCATGGACAGGCAGACTCAGCTACTTCAGTGCCTGACCGAGGCAGTGGAGCAGAGGAACAACGGGGCCCACCGTCAAGGCCCGCCTGAggaggacctccagcgcaagattgagaggttcatccgcctgaaGGCCCCGACCTTCAGCTACGCCGATGACCCCATGGAGGCCGATGACTGGCTGAGAGTGATCGAGACCAAgctggacctcaccaactgcaCCGATGAGGAGTGCGTCGCACTCGCCGTACATCAGCTCGAGGGTACCGTCAAGTCATGGTGGGACAGCTACTGTGACTCCCACCAGGACCCGGCACACATCACCTGGGAGGAGTTCGCCAGGGCATTTcgtgagcagcacgtgccccggcaggTGATGATCCAGAAGGCCCAGGAATTCCGTACCATGACTCAGGGTACAGTGAGGGTAGCGGAGTATGAGTGccacttcaccaagatgatgagATACGCTGCAGACGACAACAACACCGAGGAGAAGAAACAGTTCTGGTTTCTCCGCGGACTGCACCATGGCATCCGTCAGATTGTGACGGGATGCGAGTACCCATCGCTCCGCAGCTTGGTCAACCGTGCCATTGctctggagagagagagaggatggGATGGGAAGATAGGCAGCGCAACAAGAAGCGCAAGGCTGACCACCAGGTACGTGACAGGCCCTTCCAGAAGGCAAGGAACATGCCATCCCTTCCACCAAGAAGCGGCTTCCGTTCCGGCCCTAGTCAGTCGAACAGGAACTACGGTGGGGGAGGCAACCACTACTCCAGCAACAAGACCTACGGAGGGGAGAACCAGGGAGGAGAAAGCTACCACCGCCAGCAACCGGCACAGAGGACCAACAGTGGCTCGACGCCGTTTATTTACTTCACTTGCAACAAACCGGGACACAAGTCCTATGAGTGCCCTGAGAAGAAGACCCCGACTCCGGCTCGAGCACCAAGCTCAGCCGGCAGGCCCGCTTAGGCTCCGCACTCCATAGATCGTGGCCGCCTCACCCACCTGACTGAGGAGGAGGCCCGGGATGCTCCCGACGTCGTGACAGGTGAGTACCTTATCAATGGCTCTAAGGCCTTGGTGCTATTTGACTCAGGAGTCACTTGCTCCTACATCTCTTCGAAGTTTGTTGCACAAAAATCCCTTCCGATGACCCCGAGGAGCCACCCCATCATCACTAGCTCTCCGCTGGGAGATCATAGGTGCACACTAGCTTGTAAGGGAGTGAGGATCATGATACAGGGGTTGTCGTTCACAGCTGACTTGACAGTGTTGCCATTAGAGGGGATAGATGTCATTTTGGGGATGGATTGGTTGACCGCACACAAGGGCGTTATATCTTGCTCGCCCAGGTTAGTGACACTGGAGCACCCTAGTGGGAAAAAGGTCGAGGTGGAACCATTGAAATCCTGGGATGTACCTCatgtgtacaacccctgcagggtgaaaactatatgtatagccgcgtcctcggtcatggacatccctactcctctgttgctcttattagataGTGTTACTCAAgacttctacctccctctagagtgatttcctgccagggggcagttgagatgcaaggagagggagtcctcacatcgacttggtggtttttggAGGGTGTGCGTTAACCGGGAGTCCGGAGTGCtggaagggcccgagtcgggGATAGAAGAAGATATGTATACTTATATATGTTGTTGCATGTATAGGAAACCCTAGCTTTATTCCCTTGAACTTTCATATACCTTTAGTTTAGACCACtataaagcttgcattcggatggtgacgtgaacctatcccataccttggggatagcctggtacgatgcaggatccaatccggagttcgaccccaacgaagACGGTTGGTACGACTGAAGCCCGTGCTACGCTCGAGTTGCTTATGGAGGAGAACCCCGAAGATGGAGGACGGCCAGAGGCCTAGTCACCACTTTACGTTTTCTGCTTGAATCGCTCTAGCTGAGAGGTTTGTAATAAATTTCGTACTACGAATcctatggatttatgtaataattaaacccatgtTTGATCTTATATGGAGTGTGAATGTGATactatgcctgaaatgagttttGTATGTGATaggcttgatccagggactatcacagtAATACAGGGAGTTGGATTTCTCGATTTGgaaatccggttcgtttcaatTATGACATGCAAACACTCCCCAGATATCTGCAGGATATAAAGCCAGGGCACTTGCTGCTGGACTGCAGCTTATGGTTGCTCACTTCTATAGCTGCTGGGAAGCATGGTCCCGAGTGGGACAAGTTCAGCCATGTCCAACAAGTCAAGGCATATGCAGATGATGAAGGCATTCCGAGGAACTGCATGCATATCTCGGATGGTCTGGAAGTGCATATATATAGTAGTTGTTTCAATCATGTATCTTGGTTGTGGAGATAATATATACAACTGTTCTGACAGTGAATCTTGATTTCTTATAAATAATTTTGATTTGACATGTCAATTTTTGGCCTTGGGAGTGGAGGCACATTTTTAATTCAAAATTGCACTTTACTAATTGTATTTTACATGAACTCTTTATTTAGGCATGACATTTTGCTTTCCCAATTCATATGATGGTTAAATTATTATTTTCTATAATTATTAATTAAGCATTTATACTATTTATTACTCGCTATATCAAAGGTGATGTGTCTTTGGTTTAAGATAGACTGTTAGATCATCATAAATTCTAATGGTGTAggttcttttctctttttttattaACATGGTAAGTTATAGCTTCGGCAAACATGGTGCTTTTTTCATACTCCCTTATAAAGATATTAGATAGCTATATATTGTTGGCTTCCATTCATCCTCTAGTCACGATCTCGATCTTTAAATTTGGAATGTAAAATAAACAACATGTGAAAACAGAATTATGGTGTGAAGGCTCTCTCTAACTTGGACCACTCCGGTCTCCTATATATGCATCGTCTTGACTAGCTAGCTCCTCGCAAGTCGATCGCAACTCTAGTTTGCCTGGCCATGTCACAGAGACGGGGCGAGGAGTCCGGCTGCTCTAGTAGGGTATCCACTACACTTTCTGCACACGACGAATCTCGTCCGAAAGCTTCAtgtccgccgcctccacctTCATGTCGTCGCCCGTCTTGGCCTCCACCTCTACCTAAACCTAAAGCAGCCTTCCGTTACCCGTATCACATGCCAGTCGGAAGGAGCAGTGCCACGATCCAGAGGGTGGAGGCAAGCCTGCTGGGCATTACAGGCAAGGACCGCCCTGCCGGCCTCAACGACGTCCGCGCTCCGTTGGTCGTCACCATAGGTCCCTACCATCGTTGTGCATATGGCCTGGCCTGGTCCCGGCTCCGTTTGATGGAGGAGGCCAAGGACGCCGCGCTGGAGGAGTTTGGCCGGGTGTCGAACCAACCGCGTGAGGCGCTTCAAGAAAAGATCCTTTCAGTGGCCGCATCTGCCCGCGAGTGCTACGGCGGCGACAGAATGGTCAATCCCTACGACGACAATTCTGACGACGACATTTCTGTGGACGAGGGTGACCGTAACTTCGCAGAAATGTTGTTGTTGGACGGCTGCTTCCTGCTGCAGTTCATGGTGTCCATGTGCCCCGACGACCCCAAGGCCCCGGCGGAGCTAGACCCGCTCATGTCCAGGGCCGAGGTGCACACCCGCATCGACGCCATCGTCAGGGACGTGATGCTGTTCGAGAACCAGATCCCCTGGCTGGTGCTCGAGGCTCTCATGGAGTTGAGGCCGGGTGTGCCCGTCGACAGGTTCCTCACTCTCATGGCCTCAGCCTTCCAGGCCGGCAACGACGACTCAACTAATCCGAAGGCCCAGCATGATCACGATGATCACCACCACAACAAGCCGCCGCATCTCCTTGGCCTCTTCCATCGCCGTCAGATAGGCACGGCGCGTACCCAGAGCCTACTCGTCCCCAAGCTGTCTTCCCTCTCCACCACCGCCGTGGAGCTCGCGGAGATGGGCGTCAAGCTGACCGCC
Above is a genomic segment from Panicum hallii strain FIL2 chromosome 8, PHallii_v3.1, whole genome shotgun sequence containing:
- the LOC112902085 gene encoding UPF0481 protein At3g47200-like isoform X2, which translates into the protein MSQRRGEESGCSSRVSTTLSAHDESRPKASCPPPPPSCRRPSWPPPLPKPKAAFRYPYHMPVGRSSATIQRVEASLLGITGKDRPAGLNDVRAPLVVTIGPYHRCAYGLAWSRLRLMEEAKDAALEEFGRVSNQPREALQEKILSVAASARECYGGDISVDEGDRNFAEMLLLDGCFLLQFMVSMCPDDPKAPAELDPLMSRAEVHTRIDAIVRDVMLFENQIPWLVLEALMELRPGVPVDRFLTLMASAFQAGNDDSTNPKAQHDHDDHHHNKPPHLLGLFHRRQIGTARTQSLLVPKLSSLSTTAVELAEMGVKLTAGKTKKFGDMSMANRQWRGLGLFGELSLAPVVLNDLTACWLINMAAYEACVGATQADNFAVSSYISVVALLVNREEDVQELRGKGIINSAMSDMGTLEFFKWAAPHLRVGHRYYEVFRGLQEYRQRWAWMAVHRFLYKNYKTIGAVLSIIGVLAGLFKTILSLKQ
- the LOC112902085 gene encoding UPF0481 protein At3g47200-like isoform X1, coding for MSQRRGEESGCSSRVSTTLSAHDESRPKASCPPPPPSCRRPSWPPPLPKPKAAFRYPYHMPVGRSSATIQRVEASLLGITGKDRPAGLNDVRAPLVVTIGPYHRCAYGLAWSRLRLMEEAKDAALEEFGRVSNQPREALQEKILSVAASARECYGGDRMVNPYDDNSDDDISVDEGDRNFAEMLLLDGCFLLQFMVSMCPDDPKAPAELDPLMSRAEVHTRIDAIVRDVMLFENQIPWLVLEALMELRPGVPVDRFLTLMASAFQAGNDDSTNPKAQHDHDDHHHNKPPHLLGLFHRRQIGTARTQSLLVPKLSSLSTTAVELAEMGVKLTAGKTKKFGDMSMANRQWRGLGLFGELSLAPVVLNDLTACWLINMAAYEACVGATQADNFAVSSYISVVALLVNREEDVQELRGKGIINSAMSDMGTLEFFKWAAPHLRVGHRYYEVFRGLQEYRQRWAWMAVHRFLYKNYKTIGAVLSIIGVLAGLFKTILSLKQ